In one window of Canis lupus baileyi chromosome 12, mCanLup2.hap1, whole genome shotgun sequence DNA:
- the FAM110C gene encoding protein FAM110C, producing MRALPGLDAPQRQRPPAQQPEGPRGRDAAVPARRSAAERLAADRAKYLRGPRGAGPAPEGSSAGPSAGAAGAPGPPAPAPAPAPAPGAVARRTVARRPLRPDSLVIYRQKCDFVRGQGADGPRAGLVRKLFPGPGRDRGAACPGTARGDDEAPAAPPAAPGTPRGAPAAPPAPPAPPTPPASCAAPRTPASSAPPGPQPRGSRRGGLRRSQSDLSSRYSASLAEFDTFFQFCGLDPEVLDALGRENFSAGSDRVTPQVRSVSVATSDSGFSRRSGGQEGLQEEELTEQVPSTTSVVERNARIIKWLYTCKRAKETPGQGLQGPA from the exons ATGCGAGCCCTGCCCGGCCTGGACGCGCCGCAGCGGCAGCGCCCGCCGGCCCAGCAGCCCGAGGGCCCCCGGGGCCGGGACGCGGCGGTGCCAGCGCGCAGGAGCGCGGCCGAGAGGCTGGCGGCCGACCGAGCCAAGTACCTGCGCGGCCCGCGGggagccggccccgcccccgagggcAGCAGCGCGGGGCCCAGCGCGGGGGCTGCGGGCGCCcctgggccccccgcccccgcccccgcccccgcccccgcccccggggccgtGGCGCGCAGGACCGTGGCGCGGAGGCCGCTGAGGCCCGACTCGCTGGTCATCTACCGGCAGAAGTGCGACTTCGTCCGCGGGCAGGGCGCCGACGGCCCCAGGGCGGGCCTGGTGAGGAAGCTCTTCCCGGGGCCCGGCAGGGACAGGGGGGCGGCGTGCCCGGGGACCGCCCGGGGGGACGACGA AGCCCCGGctgcgccccccgcggccccggggacACCCCGCGGAGCCCCGgctgcgccccctgcgccccctgcgccccctacGCCCCCCGCATCCTGCGCAGCCCCCAGGACACCAGCATCCtccgcgccccccggcccccagccgCGAGGGAGCAGGCGCGGGGGGCTGCGGCGCTCCCAGTCCGACCTGAGCTCCCGCTACTCCGCGTCGCTGGCGGAATTCGACACGTTCTTCCAGTTCTGCGGCCTGGACCCCGAGGTGCTGGACGCCCTCGGGAGGGAGAACTTCTCGGCGGGGTCGGACCGCGTCACCCCCCAGGTCCGCAGCGTGAGCGTGGCCACCTCCGACAGCGGCTTCTCCCGGCGCAGCGGCGGCCAAgaggggctgcaggaggaggagctCACGGAGCAGGTGCCCAGCACCACGTCCGTCGTGGAGAGGAACGCCCGCATCATCAAGTGGCTGTACACCTGCAAGAGAGCCAAGGAGACGCCCGGCCAGGGGCTTCAGGGCCCGGCGTGA